Proteins from a genomic interval of Numenius arquata chromosome 18, bNumArq3.hap1.1, whole genome shotgun sequence:
- the LOC141473416 gene encoding apoptosis-inducing factor 3-like, with the protein MDCDIITAEVCKEADVGDGQLQEVMVAGYPVLLVRNKKEFSALGSKCPHYGAPLSKGVLRGERLRCPWHGACFNIKTGDIEEYPSLDCLPCFKVTVKDGKVFVTAKKKDLESSVRMKDTSKRCLLNRDTMLLLGGGVAALLCAETLRQEGFTGRIIIATKEKHVPYDKSKLSKEMNLKPEDVYLRKPEFLDAQGIELWTEKEAVSVDFQKQKVHFMDGSSQKYNQLLIATGSHSSSLKVPGADLQNVCILETPEDSSKILELATGKNLVIVGASFVGMEIAAFLSDKAGTISVVEKKDLPFENALGPQVGGVAMKMLQNKGVKFYMKTELSELKGKDGKVIEAVLASGEKLPADVVVVGIGVFPNSAFLKGTSITRDDKGAILVDLHMQTNIPNVFAAGDVVSFPVALLNGDRSSIHHQQVAEAHGHIAALNMLKKKKALHTVPFFWTMMLGKSIRYAGCGKGYTDTVVKGSLEQQKFLIFYIRDGLVTAAASLNCDPMVSLIAEVLCSGKQISKEEAEACDIDNIPSLAET; encoded by the exons ATGGACTGCGACATCATCACCGCCGAGGTCTGCAAGGAGGCTGATGTTGGGGACGGACA gctccaggAAGTGATGGTGGCTGGCTACCCGGTGCTGCTGGTGAGGAACAAGAAGGAGTTCAGCGCCCTGGGCAGCAAGTGTCCCCACTATGGTGCCCCGCTCAGCAAAG GGGTCTTGAGAGGGGAGAGGCTGCGCTGCCCTTGGCACGGCGCCTGCTTTAACATCAAAACCGGAGACATCGAGGAATACCCTTCTCTGGACTGCCTTCCCTGCTTTAAG GTAACGGTGAAAGATGGAAAGGTGTTTGTTACAGCAAAAAAGAAG GATCTTGAAAGCAGCGTGAGGATGAAGGACACAAGCAAGCGATGCCTTCTCAACCGGGACACGATGCTGCTTCTTGGGGGAG GTGTGGCTGCCCTGCTGTGTGCAGAGACACTTCGCCAAGAGGGCTTTACTGGCAGAATCATCATAGCCACCAAAGAGAAACATGTTCCATACGACAAGTCCAAACTGAGCAAG gaaatgaaCTTGAAACCTGAGGATGTCTACTTGAGGAAGCCTGAATTCCTTGATGCTCAGGGCATAGAGCTCTGGACAGAGAAAGAG GCAGTGTCGGTGGATTTCCAGAAGCAGAAGGTCCACTTCATGGATGGGTCCTCCCAGAAGTACAATCAGCTGCTCATTGCAACAGGCAGCCA TTCCAGCTCCCTCAAAGTCCCAGGTGCAGACCTGCAGAATGTGTGCATTCTCGAAACCCCAGAAGACTCTAGCAAGATCTTAGAGCTGGCAACTGGGAAGAATCTGGTGATCGTAGGAGCTTCATTCGTAG GAATGGAGATAGCTGCCTTCCTCTCAGACAAGGCTGGTACCATCTCAGTGGTGGAAAAAAAGGACTTGCCTTTCGAAAATGCGCTGGGTCCTCAGGTTGGAGGTGTCGCCATGAAG aTGCTGCAAAATAAAGGGGTGAAGTTTTACATGAAAACAGAACTCTCTGAGCTGAAAGGAAAGGATGGAAAG GTCATAGAGGCTGTTCTTGCTAGTGGAGAGAAACTGCCTGCAGATGTGGTAGTGGTGGGAATAG GTGTGTTCCCCAACTCAGCGTTTCTGAAGGGCACCTCCATCACCAGAGATGACAAAGGTGCCATCTTGGTGGATCTG CACATGCAAACCAACATCCCAAACGTCTTCGCTGCGGGCGATGTGGTCTCCTTTCCTGTAGCGCTGCTCAACGGGGACCGGTCCAGCATCCATCACCAACAGGTGGCTGAGGCCCACG GTCACATTGCTGCcttaaacatgctgaagaaaaagaaggcgTTGCACACTGTCCCCTTCTTCTGGACCATGATGCTTGGGAAAAGCATCCGCTACGCAG gCTGCGGTAAGGGATACACAGACACTGTTGTGAAGGGCAGCCTGGAGCAACAGAAGTTCCTGATCTTTTACATCAG GGATGGCTTGGTGACTGCAGCTGCCAGCCTGAACTGTGACCCCATGGTGTCCCTAATTGCAGAAGTTTTATGCTCAGGGAAACAAATCTCTAAAGAAGAAGCAGA GGCCTGCGACATCGACAATATACCCTCACTGGCAGAAACCTAA